Within Haloterrigena turkmenica DSM 5511, the genomic segment AGGTGGGCAGGTCCACGATGTTGTGGATGATCTGCACCGCGAGTACATCGACGTGGAAGTCGAAGTAGCGTTCAACCGAAGACCGTACGCGGGCCGCAATCACGCGATACGAAGCGGTTCCGCGTCATTGGCGTCCTCCTTGCGGACGCCGACGACTACCACCCGTATATCACGAATCTCCCATGCGAAGAGTTTCTCCCGGCAGATCTAGCGGCACTTTATCGCTGTCGGTGGGAGGTTAAGTTGCTGTTCCGTGAGTTGAAGACGCAGTACGAACTGGACGAATTCGACACGAGCAACCCGGATATCGTCGGTATAGACACTATCTCGAGTCAGTCGTCCGCTGCTTTCGGCTGTAACCACGGCCATGGATTCGCCGGCTCGCGCTCTTCCTGCTCTTCGCTGGCGGCAACGAGTGTCTGGTAGTGGCCTCGGCCGTGTCCCGATCCGAACGGGCGGTCATCGCCAGTACAGCACAAGCACGGCGACAACCCCCACACAAGCGCCATCTCGAGGGTCAACTCCTGCTCGCTGCTAGGAAAGTACGAGCAGTCTCTCGAGAGATGGAACGCCTTCTTCGTGGATCCGCCGCTGTCTTTCACGTAGGCGGTCGTCTCGTCTGGCAGGTCGTCGACGTCGATCTCAGTCGGTGTCGATTCGAACTCGTGGTCGGCGGCTGTGGATTGCTGTCGGGGCATAAGTGTGGACGAATCACTGGGGTTTTTGACCTCTGATTGAGAATCCAGAGGCGTGGCCGGTCAGAGGACGGCCACAGAGACATCAGCCCGTCCGCCGCAGTCGAGACATCTGACACACCACCCACCTCTCGCTTTCACACTTTCGCCGCAATCACCATCCGCTCGAAGAGCGGTTGGTATCGAGTAAAGACCTCACACATTATCCGAGGTATCTACCGTACCAGTTCTACCAGATTCGATTTATTAGCACTAAAACATCGCAGGCGGCGTCGGGCGCTATACGTTCGATCGGCGATCACTACGTGTGGGGACCACGAGTTGAGATAACCAGCGTGAACCGTGGCACCAGAACCAACCCAATCTGATTTCACCACTTCGGATTAGACCAACCGAGGGGCTCGGAGTTCGATCGTCGCCTCATACTTGTAGTAAGTCCCCTCGGCCCAGACACTGCACATTCTCAAAATTCTCGACAAGGGGGAGAACCCTACTCACAGATCGAATTAAGGGCACGGTTAAATTCTCCGTAGATGGTGATTACTGATTACGGGGACTATAGGGGATGGAATATGGAACGACGAAAGATACTCCTCGGCAGTGGCACTGCGCTCGCAACCGTCTTGGCTGGCTGTGCCAGCAGTGAGGCTGATAGCCAGAAAAAGAAAGACGAGACAAAGACCAACAAGGAAAACGATCACAAGAAGGACGATACGGAAAAGAAGGACGATACAGAAAACAATCACAAGAAGAAAGGGAAGAAGACGGATATTCCTGGCTTCGATCGTGATGCATTCGACATCGACAGTGACGTCATCCATGTCAAGAAAGTCATGTACCGCAAGGGCAAATTTGACCTACGCGTGATGGTGACAACGACCGATCGGGATGTACTGGTCGAGGAGTTTCGAGCTCTCGCTCCTAGTCTCACTCGGGCAATTCGTGATGCCGATGAATTCCTCACAGAAGTCAAGGAGATCAAACTCACAGTCCTTGACAAGCATAAAAATAGAGTGCTCGCTGTCTTCCTGGATGTCAAGTGGTTACGTAAACTTCTGAATGGTGATATTACAAACGACCAGTTCGGCGAGAGGATTCTCGATCTGATAGAGTCTGTAAACGGTGGTCCGCTGCTAAATGCCGGTCAATCCTAGACTCCAGATTTTGTCGTCTTGAGCTACAGTCTCGAGGCATCAGTTCACCCTCCGAACCGACAGTCGTCACGGTGGCTCACGAAATCCTTGCGCCCGGTGAGGATCTCCCGCCCACCGTTACGGCACGGTGGTACCGCTCTCCGGTCGGTTCCCGTACTTGTCGTACTCGGCGAACAGTCCCTTCCACGAGTCCGGGCCGTCGTCCGTTACTTGTAGAGAACCTCTTTCGCCGTTTCCACATCAGGTACATTTGGGTAGTTTGACCATCCGTCCATCTTTTCTGTACAACAATCTAAACAAAATAGGTGATAAGTATTATAATCTTGATGGTTTTCGCGTTCCAACCAGTATCCCTCAATTTCATCTCCGTCAATAAGTGTCTCACACTCAATACATTCCTTCGGTTTGCATGGCGGGTTTGGTTCGGGCCAATAGAGCCTCATACACTGACTGCTCAATTGAGCGCCTAATAGTATTAATCCACCAACATTTAAATTACAGACTCTAATTAGATATGGTGGTGCAAATTTATCTGATCAATGTGCAGATCTACTGATCAGCTGATTTGTCACGAATCAGTTGGGAAAGAAGACGTGGGTTTGCTGCATCCATGCTCTCTATTCAGCAGGTTGTTTCTGACGCCTATCCGAGAGGTGGGTAGCTGCTCCGGTAGCGCCTTCGCCTGTATTGACCGCTCAGAGTGATCGGTCTACAGTATGAATGAGACAGGCGATGGTGAGTTCACGGAACTGTGTCCACCAGCGTCGTGAGCGGGCGAACGCGCCGTACTTTCGCTTGAGCGTGGAGTTGACAGTCTCGGATTGACTCCGCTGGCCGTAGAGATCAGCATCTAAGCGTGCGTTCCATGCTTTGTGGAGCGATGTGAACTCACGATACTTGAGCAATGGTCGAACCTCGTGTTGACGGGCAAGTCGTCTGATTTTCTGGTCGTCGTACCCTTTGTCACCGAGAAGAATGTCAATATGCTCGGGATGGCGTTTGATCAACGACGGAGCGATCTGGCTATCGTGTGGATCCGGTTCGAGCGTAACAATGAGCGGTTCTTGGACTTGCATGACAGCCGAATCCAAGAATTGCGCGCTCGTTGACTAGACACTACCCGACCGAGACTAGCTATTGACATTGAACAGATCTCAATCAACACACGTGATTACAGGATAATCACGCGTGGAGTCAGCTGAACTGGAATTTAGTTATTATCGCCACACTCGAGGATGGGGACTCTCAAAGTCCGAATCGACACTTGTTGGCCAGTCAACTACGCAGGTGAGGCCGCTTAGTCTCACTCGCTGGCAGGACGTCGGCGAGGATCGAAACAGCACTGGTCAGCGCGAATAGACCCGTGATGAGCGTCACGAGGATCAGCCCAGGGGTCGCCAAAAGGCCACCCACAGTAGCTCCCAGCAGGCCCAGACTGATGCCGAGGGCTATGTGGTAATATCTGGGGAGGGCATCCTCACTGGACGCGGACGCACGCGCTGGCTGCTCGCTTTCCCTCTGCAAAGGCTGTACCTCGAGATAGGGGCGGATCTCCTCAAGGCGATCACCAGGACGCACAATTCCGCGTGACTTCTCGTATTCGATGATCCCTTTCTTATCAAGTTTCGGAAGGTGTGACTGATAGAGGGGAATGTACACCCGCTGGCGCTGGGTCGACGTTAATTGCCTGACCGTGGTGTCGTGCTCTTGCGCTGCAATGTGCTCAGCGATATCGCGCATTCGAACAGCTCCTTCATCCTCGTGAGCCAGCAGATAGCGGATACTCTCTCGGCGGCGGTTCGTCTGGAGAAGATGAAAGATATCATCTTGGTCA encodes:
- a CDS encoding DUF7344 domain-containing protein, whose translation is MSELDYPLRSSGSPSSESQSDKSQELDQDDIFHLLQTNRRRESIRYLLAHEDEGAVRMRDIAEHIAAQEHDTTVRQLTSTQRQRVYIPLYQSHLPKLDKKGIIEYEKSRGIVRPGDRLEEIRPYLEVQPLQRESEQPARASASSEDALPRYYHIALGISLGLLGATVGGLLATPGLILVTLITGLFALTSAVSILADVLPASETKRPHLRS